The following proteins are encoded in a genomic region of Enterocloster clostridioformis:
- the tnpA gene encoding IS66 family insertion sequence element accessory protein TnpA, with translation MEVIPINTNDNATSKADLWADRIHAFQESGLSRKEWCQQNGIPQSTLGYWIRKLQSEPAETESASDRT, from the coding sequence ATGGAGGTGATACCAATAAATACGAATGACAATGCAACCTCAAAGGCTGACCTTTGGGCAGACCGGATCCATGCTTTTCAGGAAAGCGGTTTATCCCGCAAAGAATGGTGTCAGCAGAATGGAATCCCACAGTCTACACTGGGTTACTGGATCCGAAAGCTCCAGTCAGAACCCGCTGAGACAGAAAGTGCTTCTGATCGAACATGA
- the tnpB gene encoding IS66 family insertion sequence element accessory protein TnpB (TnpB, as the term is used for proteins encoded by IS66 family insertion elements, is considered an accessory protein, since TnpC, encoded by a neighboring gene, is a DDE family transposase.): MLDFSGSTTVYLACGYTDLRKSYTGLAAIIKLKFHLDPYSRCMFAFCNRRRTLIKILQWDGSGFWILMKRLDRDSFHWPDTPDELQKVTLKEIHWLCDGLSLNPSGAFEERHTKIVI; this comes from the coding sequence ATGCTTGATTTTTCCGGAAGTACTACGGTCTATCTGGCATGTGGCTACACGGACCTCCGGAAGAGCTACACTGGTTTAGCGGCCATCATCAAACTGAAATTCCATCTCGATCCGTACTCCCGCTGTATGTTCGCGTTCTGCAATCGCAGGCGCACATTGATCAAGATCCTTCAGTGGGACGGGTCAGGGTTTTGGATCCTGATGAAACGGCTGGACCGCGATTCCTTCCATTGGCCTGACACACCGGATGAACTGCAGAAAGTTACGCTGAAAGAGATCCATTGGTTGTGCGATGGTTTATCCCTGAACCCCAGCGGCGCATTTGAAGAACGTCACACGAAGATCGTCATATGA
- a CDS encoding IS66 family transposase: MSREDIISLMKTMQEHYQKQETKIQILEEKTKELEFLNAMLSDRLTLAQRKQFGPSSEKYADGYTQLNLFNEAEQEADPDAPEPEMEEIHPSSYKRKKRSGKKEEDLSAFETTEVIEYKLTGADRNCPDCNTKYKVVTKETVKRLKFVPARFEVAEEVTYVYSCPKCGAMKRPEKAPSLLKGSVATPSLVAGIMNAKYVGGMPLARQEREFARYDLNLSTKTMANWIIQCADRYLQPLYELMKEEFLRSRYAHGDETRVQVIDEPEQKGSAQNWMWVYLTDEYSGSPRMVLFQYERTRAGYHPVEFLGDCRLPAQTATYAIFGGQLVT, encoded by the coding sequence ATGAGCAGGGAGGATATCATCTCCCTGATGAAAACCATGCAGGAGCATTATCAGAAACAGGAAACAAAGATCCAGATCCTCGAAGAAAAAACAAAGGAACTGGAATTCCTGAACGCGATGCTTTCTGACCGTCTGACTCTTGCGCAGCGGAAACAGTTTGGCCCATCCAGCGAAAAATATGCGGATGGCTATACGCAGCTGAACCTTTTTAACGAGGCAGAGCAGGAAGCAGATCCTGATGCGCCGGAGCCGGAAATGGAGGAGATCCATCCGTCTTCCTATAAAAGAAAGAAACGTTCCGGCAAAAAGGAGGAAGATCTTTCCGCCTTTGAGACAACGGAAGTAATTGAGTATAAGCTGACCGGCGCGGACCGAAACTGTCCGGACTGCAATACCAAATATAAAGTCGTGACAAAAGAGACGGTGAAGCGCCTGAAGTTTGTCCCTGCACGGTTTGAAGTGGCGGAGGAGGTCACCTATGTTTACAGCTGCCCGAAATGCGGGGCGATGAAACGTCCGGAAAAGGCGCCTTCCCTTCTCAAAGGCAGTGTGGCAACACCATCCCTGGTGGCAGGCATCATGAACGCAAAGTATGTGGGCGGCATGCCCCTTGCGCGTCAGGAACGGGAATTCGCCCGTTACGACCTGAACCTTTCCACAAAGACCATGGCGAATTGGATCATCCAGTGTGCGGACCGGTATCTGCAGCCGCTTTATGAACTGATGAAGGAAGAATTCCTCCGGAGCCGATACGCTCATGGGGATGAAACCCGTGTTCAGGTGATCGATGAGCCGGAACAGAAAGGTTCCGCCCAGAACTGGATGTGGGTCTATCTCACTGATGAATACAGCGGCTCACCCCGGATGGTCCTCTTCCAATACGAAAGAACCCGAGCCGGATATCATCCGGTGGAATTCCTTGGGGATTGCAGATTGCCAGCCCAAACGGCCACCTATGCCATATTCGGCGGCCAGCTTGTGACTTAA
- the istA gene encoding IS21 family transposase yields MDYKKVLRLHFVNHLSSREIAESCGDCGKTSVNEFLKRFRESQELSYPLPADVTNEYIESLLYKKPGVSAEQLLYRDFDKEAVYKALARKGETLKHLWQKYNAIGIVDGKKPMSYRQYCRRYSEWADSKQLTFHIQRYPGVNLELDYAGKQLYLHNRRNPEETTKVTVFIAALTYSDYFYAEGMTECDIRNWIRVNNNALAYFGGVTPTVTPDNCKVAVARNKDWISPVLNKDFQAWAEHNDTVLTPAKVKSPRWKPVVEGHVKIVTMHILVDMEDMVFYSLDDLNRVLMEKVAAENRRPFQGLTYSRYDLFETEEKETLLPLPTNRFEYLERKTVKVAQDFSFTFDKVHYSMPRKYLRQELKIQAGEKEIYVYNKHGDLIRTHKRSYHRRPG; encoded by the coding sequence ATGGACTACAAAAAGGTACTGAGACTTCACTTTGTAAATCATCTCAGTAGCCGCGAGATCGCCGAAAGCTGTGGCGACTGCGGCAAAACATCTGTTAACGAGTTCCTGAAGCGTTTCAGGGAAAGTCAGGAACTCTCGTATCCGCTGCCGGCGGATGTCACAAACGAATACATCGAGAGCTTGCTTTATAAAAAGCCTGGTGTATCGGCGGAGCAGCTTCTCTACCGGGATTTTGACAAGGAAGCGGTCTATAAGGCCCTGGCCCGCAAAGGGGAAACACTGAAACATCTGTGGCAAAAATACAATGCCATAGGTATTGTAGACGGAAAGAAGCCTATGAGTTATCGGCAGTACTGCAGACGTTACAGCGAATGGGCTGATTCCAAACAGCTGACCTTTCACATCCAGCGTTACCCCGGTGTCAACCTCGAACTGGACTATGCAGGAAAGCAACTTTACCTGCACAATCGGCGGAACCCGGAAGAGACCACAAAGGTCACGGTCTTTATCGCTGCCCTTACCTACAGTGATTACTTTTACGCCGAAGGCATGACCGAATGCGATATCCGGAACTGGATCCGGGTGAACAATAATGCGCTGGCCTATTTTGGCGGCGTGACCCCGACTGTCACTCCGGACAACTGTAAAGTAGCGGTTGCCCGGAACAAGGACTGGATCAGCCCTGTCCTAAATAAAGATTTCCAGGCATGGGCAGAACACAACGATACGGTTTTAACTCCGGCCAAAGTAAAATCGCCCCGCTGGAAGCCAGTCGTGGAAGGCCACGTAAAGATCGTTACCATGCATATCCTCGTAGACATGGAGGATATGGTTTTTTATTCACTGGATGACTTAAACCGCGTTCTGATGGAAAAGGTGGCAGCCGAGAACAGAAGACCCTTTCAAGGGCTCACCTACTCCCGGTATGATCTCTTTGAAACAGAAGAGAAGGAGACCCTTCTGCCCCTTCCGACCAACCGCTTTGAATACCTTGAACGTAAGACGGTTAAAGTAGCACAGGATTTCTCCTTCACCTTCGACAAGGTCCATTATAGCATGCCCCGAAAATATCTGCGACAGGAACTTAAAATCCAGGCAGGTGAAAAAGAAATCTATGTTTATAACAAACACGGCGACCTCATCCGGACGCATAAGCGCAGCTATCACCGAAGGCCTGGGTGA
- a CDS encoding ATP-binding protein has product MKTETNDIYEMLDTLSLPVAAQRFTELSKGPEFGNYTALQFIREVLEPQYIETINKRFETNLRLSSLVNKGAAAENLKTGNGRIYNDVTVDQVLKFHFAENRQNVGIYGVTGAGKSYFLSACCVEACRRNYRCKFVDYSDLLDELIVLNRQEDLSKYRKRIKYYARIQLLFIDDFAISRYSEEGIKILYHLIKLRDDLGTSTLFSCQYSPDEWGNQLSDEKECYGKLDGIRRRLTTGFTVFIEKA; this is encoded by the coding sequence ATGAAGACTGAGACTAATGATATCTATGAGATGTTGGACACACTTTCACTGCCAGTGGCTGCCCAGCGCTTTACAGAACTGTCCAAGGGTCCTGAATTCGGCAACTATACCGCTTTACAGTTCATCCGTGAGGTTCTGGAACCTCAGTACATAGAAACCATCAATAAGCGATTTGAAACAAATCTGCGGCTCAGCAGTCTGGTCAACAAAGGCGCTGCAGCCGAGAACCTGAAAACCGGTAACGGGCGTATCTATAATGATGTCACTGTTGATCAGGTTCTGAAATTCCACTTTGCTGAGAACCGGCAAAACGTCGGGATCTATGGAGTGACTGGCGCAGGCAAGTCCTACTTTCTGTCTGCCTGTTGTGTAGAAGCATGTCGGCGCAATTACCGCTGTAAGTTTGTAGACTACAGCGATCTGCTGGATGAACTGATTGTCCTCAACCGTCAGGAAGATCTGAGCAAGTACCGTAAAAGGATTAAGTACTATGCACGGATCCAGCTTCTGTTCATTGATGACTTCGCCATCAGCCGGTATTCGGAGGAAGGGATCAAGATCCTGTACCATCTCATAAAACTTCGGGATGACCTTGGTACCTCCACCCTCTTCAGCTGTCAGTATTCTCCAGATGAGTGGGGGAACCAGCTGAGTGACGAAAAGGAATGCTACGGCAAGCTTGATGGAATCAGACGCCGGCTGACTACAGGATTTACTGTATTCATTGAGAAAGCATAG
- a CDS encoding IS256 family transposase — MTEGKRNIVHQLLEEYDIQTAEDIQEALKDLLGSTLKEMMEAEMDEHLGYGRSERSDSDDYRNGYKPKRINSSFGSMDIQVPQDRKSTFEPQVVRKRQKDISGIDQKIISMYAKGMTTRQISDTLMDIYGFEASEGFISDVTDKILPQIEDWQNRPLEEVYPVVYIDAIHYSVREDGVIRKLAAYVILGLTLEGKKEVLSIQIGENESSKYWLCVLNELKNRGVKDILILCSDGLTGIKEAITAAFPKTEQQRCIVHMVRNTLKYVSDKDRKAFATDLKTIYHAANEEKALEALEKVTEKWTPKYPNSMKRWHDNWDVVSPIFKFSMEVRKVIYTTNAIESLNSTYRKLNRQRSVFPGSTALLKALYLATFEATKKWTMPIRNWGQVYGELSIMYEGRLPE, encoded by the coding sequence ATGACGGAGGGGAAAAGGAACATCGTCCATCAGCTCCTGGAAGAGTATGACATCCAGACTGCGGAGGATATCCAGGAAGCCCTCAAAGACCTGCTGGGGAGCACCCTGAAGGAGATGATGGAAGCGGAGATGGATGAGCATCTCGGCTATGGGAGGTCAGAACGGTCGGATTCGGATGATTACCGCAATGGCTACAAGCCCAAGCGGATCAACAGCAGCTTCGGGAGCATGGACATCCAGGTGCCCCAGGACAGGAAGTCCACGTTTGAACCCCAGGTGGTAAGAAAGCGCCAGAAGGACATTTCCGGCATTGACCAGAAGATCATATCCATGTATGCAAAAGGCATGACAACCCGCCAAATCTCGGATACCTTGATGGACATTTATGGTTTTGAGGCTTCGGAAGGGTTCATCTCGGACGTGACGGACAAGATACTGCCGCAGATTGAAGACTGGCAGAACCGCCCGCTGGAGGAAGTCTATCCCGTGGTCTACATCGACGCAATCCATTATTCCGTGCGGGAGGACGGGGTAATCCGCAAGCTTGCCGCCTATGTCATCCTCGGCCTTACGCTGGAAGGTAAAAAGGAAGTCCTGAGCATACAGATCGGGGAGAATGAAAGCTCCAAGTACTGGCTCTGCGTTCTGAACGAGTTGAAGAACCGCGGTGTGAAGGATATCCTCATTCTCTGCTCGGACGGGCTCACGGGCATTAAGGAAGCCATAACGGCGGCATTCCCGAAGACGGAGCAGCAGCGCTGCATCGTACATATGGTACGGAACACGCTGAAATACGTCTCCGACAAGGACCGGAAAGCATTTGCCACGGACCTGAAAACCATCTACCATGCCGCAAACGAGGAAAAGGCGCTGGAGGCGCTGGAGAAGGTGACGGAAAAGTGGACGCCAAAGTACCCCAACTCAATGAAACGCTGGCATGACAACTGGGATGTGGTATCCCCCATCTTCAAGTTTTCCATGGAGGTCAGGAAGGTGATCTATACTACCAACGCGATCGAGAGCCTCAACTCTACCTACCGGAAGCTCAACCGCCAGCGGAGCGTGTTCCCGGGCAGCACGGCGCTCTTAAAGGCTCTGTACCTGGCCACGTTCGAGGCGACGAAGAAGTGGACCATGCCCATCCGCAACTGGGGGCAGGTCTATGGGGAACTGTCCATTATGTACGAAGGCAGACTGCCGGAATAA
- a CDS encoding glycosyltransferase: protein MERIVAITVTYNRTGTLFRCLESLREQTVPVYKILVIDNNSGLIEKETLRQYADKYDCIDVLWLSENTGGAGGFEAGMKAARDCYDADWYWIMDDDAYPCPDCLEQLLNCQKKFPNVGGMCPLIYGIDLREYQFYHHKRLEGWMLNERQIVHKYEELEDVVQVDANAFVGPLFSRKAVETVGIADGSLFIYGDDTEYTYRVSRKFGVYVVRGAIIEHQDPPLCNNYMAPDAWWKEYYSIRNKYFLIREFKNNVIIRMIAYSIMTLKIFKLMIAAAIKPKYKGYHKVRLKILNMAVVDGLKNRRGKTLDPVQYREWISKKDPMGV, encoded by the coding sequence ATGGAAAGAATAGTGGCAATTACAGTAACCTATAATCGGACAGGCACATTATTTAGATGTTTGGAGTCTTTACGTGAGCAGACGGTACCTGTTTATAAAATACTGGTTATAGATAATAATAGTGGACTTATAGAGAAAGAAACCCTTAGACAATATGCAGATAAATATGACTGTATCGATGTTCTTTGGCTTTCAGAAAATACCGGTGGAGCAGGTGGGTTTGAGGCAGGAATGAAAGCCGCTAGGGATTGTTATGATGCAGATTGGTATTGGATTATGGATGATGATGCATATCCATGCCCCGACTGTCTGGAGCAACTGCTTAATTGTCAGAAGAAGTTTCCAAATGTAGGAGGAATGTGCCCCCTTATTTACGGAATTGATTTGAGGGAGTATCAGTTTTACCACCACAAGAGGTTGGAAGGATGGATGCTAAATGAAAGGCAGATTGTGCATAAGTATGAAGAGTTAGAGGATGTTGTTCAGGTAGATGCCAATGCATTTGTAGGTCCATTGTTTTCACGGAAAGCAGTGGAGACGGTAGGGATTGCTGACGGCAGTTTGTTTATTTATGGAGATGATACTGAATATACATATCGTGTTTCCAGAAAATTTGGGGTATATGTGGTTAGAGGCGCGATAATAGAACACCAGGATCCGCCCCTGTGTAATAATTATATGGCGCCGGATGCATGGTGGAAGGAGTATTATTCAATTCGTAATAAATATTTTTTGATTCGTGAATTTAAAAATAATGTAATAATTAGGATGATAGCATATTCTATTATGACATTAAAGATATTTAAGCTAATGATTGCAGCAGCGATTAAGCCCAAGTATAAAGGATATCATAAAGTCCGTCTGAAGATTTTAAATATGGCTGTTGTGGATGGTTTGAAAAACCGTCGGGGAAAGACGCTGGATCCAGTGCAATACAGAGAGTGGATAAGTAAAAAGGACCCTATGGGCGTTTAA